Proteins from a single region of Chryseobacterium sp. W4I1:
- a CDS encoding alpha-ketoglutarate-dependent dioxygenase AlkB gives MNSLFEEISEYPLNILPHDGTVNYYGKVFDKGRSDFFYNYLLHQMPWENDEALIFGKLILTKRKVAWFGDKAFEYTYSKRTKYAKIWTPELLELKKRCEEVSGETYNSCLLNLYHDGSEGMAYHSDGETDLKKHGAIASLTFGAERKFLFKHKTTKEKVEIFLENGSLLIMKGTTQENWLHRLPPTTKVKTPRVNLTFRTIEE, from the coding sequence ATGAACAGCCTGTTTGAAGAAATATCAGAATACCCTTTAAATATTCTTCCGCATGACGGAACGGTGAACTATTATGGAAAAGTCTTTGACAAAGGAAGATCAGATTTCTTTTATAATTATTTGCTGCATCAGATGCCATGGGAAAATGATGAAGCATTGATCTTTGGTAAATTAATTTTAACGAAAAGAAAAGTAGCCTGGTTTGGAGATAAAGCTTTTGAGTACACCTATTCAAAACGAACGAAATATGCTAAGATCTGGACACCGGAACTGTTGGAATTAAAGAAGAGATGTGAAGAAGTTTCTGGTGAAACCTACAATTCCTGTCTTCTCAATTTGTACCATGACGGAAGCGAAGGGATGGCTTACCACAGCGATGGAGAAACCGATCTTAAAAAACACGGAGCCATCGCTTCTCTGACTTTCGGGGCAGAAAGAAAGTTTTTATTTAAGCATAAAACGACCAAGGAAAAAGTGGAAATATTCCTGGAAAACGGAAGTCTTCTGATTATGAAAGGAACTACACAGGAAAACTGGCTGCACAGACTTCCACCCACCACAAAAGTGAAAACGCCAAGAGTAAATCTTACTTTCAGAACGATTGAGGAGTAA
- a CDS encoding methylated-DNA--[protein]-cysteine S-methyltransferase yields MSAQSQIDYNRIAKAIEYIQSNFRLQPSLEEVAENIHLSPAHFQKIFTEWAGTSPKKFLQFISLEHAKNLLKEEKATLFDTAYETGFSSTSRLHDLFVKIEGMSPAEYKNGGKSLNINYSFSESPFGYVMAASTEKGICYMAFEDDKETALGNLQQTFPNASFFEKQDDLQKNALSIFNKDWTKLNTIKLHLKGTDFQLKVWESLLSIPMGKLSTYGNLAGKIGNPNASRAVGTAIGSNPVAFLIPCHRVIQSTGNMGGYRWGSGRKQLIVGWESSRVYSGNSILL; encoded by the coding sequence ATGTCCGCACAAAGTCAGATAGATTATAACAGAATTGCTAAAGCGATAGAATATATCCAGAGCAATTTCAGACTTCAGCCAAGTTTGGAGGAAGTGGCAGAGAATATTCACTTGAGTCCGGCTCATTTTCAGAAGATATTTACGGAATGGGCAGGAACAAGTCCGAAGAAATTTTTGCAGTTCATTAGTCTTGAACATGCTAAAAATCTGTTGAAGGAAGAAAAAGCGACCTTATTTGATACTGCTTATGAGACGGGATTTTCCAGTACAAGCAGGCTTCATGACCTGTTTGTGAAAATAGAAGGAATGTCTCCGGCAGAATATAAAAACGGCGGAAAAAGCCTGAATATCAATTACAGCTTTTCCGAAAGTCCTTTCGGATATGTAATGGCAGCATCTACTGAAAAAGGGATCTGTTATATGGCTTTTGAAGACGATAAAGAAACAGCATTGGGAAATTTACAACAGACATTTCCCAATGCTTCTTTTTTTGAAAAACAGGATGATCTTCAGAAAAATGCACTGTCCATATTCAATAAAGACTGGACAAAACTCAACACCATTAAATTACACTTAAAAGGAACAGATTTTCAGCTTAAAGTCTGGGAAAGTTTGCTTTCTATCCCGATGGGAAAGTTATCTACCTACGGAAACCTGGCAGGAAAGATAGGAAATCCGAACGCTTCAAGAGCTGTAGGAACAGCCATCGGAAGCAATCCTGTGGCTTTTCTTATTCCATGCCACCGGGTGATTCAATCTACCGGGAATATGGGCGGTTACCGATGGGGAAGTGGCAGGAAACAGCTGATTGTGGGTTGGGAGAGTTCGCGGGTTTATTCCGGGAATTCTATTTTGCTTTAA